Within Desulfurellaceae bacterium, the genomic segment CGCTTGACCGCCGCATCGGTCGGACCGCTCTGCTGGCTGAGGCTGACCAGCCCGGCCAGATCGCGGGCCAGGTAGCGCTCAATCAGGCGGGGCAGTAGGGCGGACTGCTGAGTATAGCGGGTGACGCTATCGCGCAGCAGGATCACCTGCTCGGCAACAGGCGCGGTATCAAAAACCGCCACCTGCTCCTCGACCGTTTCCAGACCACAGGTGGACTTTCCCTGTTGCCGTGCGCGTTCGTGCAGGCGGAGGTCCAGGACCTGGCCCGTCGTTTGCCGTGGACCGCTCAACAGCATGACCACCGCCCAGGGTTTGAGGCGCAGCAGAGCCGGTTCGGGCACGCCGCGTTCCGCCATCACCGGCACGGTGGCGTCGAACAGCGTCTCGCCAAGCACGGCTCGCAGGCTTTGTCCCTGGGCTAAGACCATGCGCTGGGCCAGGACGGACGACGCCCGCGCATCGAGCACGAGTTCCATACAAAAATGCTCGCTCTCGTCAAAGGCGGCCTGCACTTCGGACGGGAGCCGGACAACGCGCGGGTCGGCGGAATGGATTGTGCCAAACACATAGCTCGGCCGGGGACTGCCGGTGCCGATCTTCCACAACAGGCCGCGGTCAAAATGCGCCCGGGTCGGCGCGGACTCCCCGGGCGGAGTCTGGGCCAAGGCCGGGCGGGTGAGCAGCAGGCACATCGCCGGAGCAAGAATCAACTGGCAGAACAGTCGCGTAGCGTCCTCCGCAGCAGACGGACCCACTGCTCAGGCTGTTTCGATCAGCTCGAGGGCGGTCTGGGGGGTGTCGGCCACCCGGTANNNNNNNNNNNNNNNNNNNNNNNNNNNNNNNNNNNNNNNNNNNNNNNNNNNNNNNNNNNNNNNNNNNNNNNNNNNNNNNNNNNNGATCGGCTTGGCATGAAAGCCGAGTTGCTTCAGGGCCAGCACCTCGGAGACTTCCTCGATGGTGCCAAAGCCGCCGGGCAGCGCAATATAGGCATCGCCCAGCTCTTCCAGGCCCTGCTTGCGGGCACGCATATCGGTGACCACGTGCATCTCATGGCCGTCTTGCGCGTAGCCCCGGTCGAGAAAGTCCTTGAGGATGACCCCCGTGACCCGACCGCCCTCGGCCAGCGCGGCGCGGGCCAGCGCGCCCATCAGGCCGATATTGCCGCCGCCGTACACCAGGCGGTGACCGCGTTGGGCGATCAGCCGGCCCAACACTTCGGCTTCGGCGGTATACACCGGGGCCAGCTGCCGGCTCGAAGAGCAGTACACGGTCACGGCGAGCGGGCTGGGAGAAAGCGTCATGGCAGCATACTCTTTCCGAAGCGGTTGAACGCGAGAGGGGCTTAGCCAGACACCCCATCCATTGACGCCCAGTCAACGATCGGGGTCAGCCGGCGCTTGGCAATCACGCCCTTGGCGACCAGTCCCTGAAAGGTCTCAAAGGTTTTGGCGTGGTCTTGGATGTCGAGGACAAGGACTATTTTCGGCTCTTCGTTGGAGGCCCACGGGCCGCCTACCAGGCTCACCCCCTCGGGAAAACCCGTCGTCCCGTCGAGCACGCCCTTGAACATCGCCTTCACCTCACCGGTACGATCCGGATTCCAGTAAATTTCGTCGAGATACAGCGGCATACGATTTCCTCCTTATTGTTGTGGTCCGAACGCGCTTTCTCCCACGCGCGGCATACCATAGAGCGGAGCGGAGCAAAGGGCAAGCAGTCGGCCAGGAGCGCCGCTGTCCCGGGGATCGAGGCAGCCGCGTCTATCGGGCCGGGAGTGTCACTCTAGGTTTGATAGTCAAGGTATTATCCACCAGAACCGGTGCGCTTAATGGCGCGCTTGCCGGAAAGCACCTCGGACACCTTCACCCGGCTGCCGATGAACGGGATCAGGTCACGCGGCCGCAAGTTGCCCTGCTCCATACGGAACTCGATCGCGGCGAGCGGACTCGGATAGCCCATCGGTTCGTGCTTGCTCTCATACAGTTCAACCAGATCAACAAGGACATCGAGTTCGTCGAACTCCGGGCTGCCGGGCGTCGCATCCATCAACGCGTCGATCCGAGCCAGCGCGTCCTCATAATCCTGCTCGGTCCGAATCGGTTTGATCTCTCCAGTGGCCATCTCACACCTCCAGAACATTCACCCCGAACGTTTACAAGGTAGCAGGCATAGCCCGCCTCTGTCTCGGGTGGTGTCGGTGTGCTAGTGTCGGCCACGCAGGCGAGGAGGGCACGCTATGGCATTACCGCTGGCAGGAATTCGGGTGCTGGATATCGCCAGCATGCTGGCCGGCCCGTACGGCGCGACCATGCTCGGTGATATGGGCGCGGACGTAATCAAGATCGAGCCGCCGTACGGCGATGAGTCGCGGGCCATCGGGCCCAAAGTCGAAAACGACAGCGGCTTCTACCTCGGCATCAACCGCAATAAGCGTGGCATTGTGCTTGACCTGACCAAGCCCGATGGCAAGGCGCTGTATTTTCGGCTGGTCCGCACCGCCGACATCATTGTGGACAATCTGCGCCCCCAGGCCAAAGCCAAGCTGGGCATCTCCTACCAGGAAAACTGCGAGTACAATCCCAAAATTATCTGCATTACGGTCAGCGCCTTTGGCCAGGACGGTCCCTACGGCGGCCGGCCGGGCATTGACCCGCTGGCCCAGGCCCTGACCGGCTTCATGAGCGTGACCGGCGAGCGGGACGGCAAACCGCTCAAGGCCGGCCCGGCCATCGCCGACGCAACCTGTGCCAACCTCGTCGCCCTGTCGGCCATGGTCGGCCTGTGGGTGCGGGAACAACAGGGCATCGGCCAGCAGATTGAGCTGAGCCTGATGGACGGCCTGCT encodes:
- a CDS encoding CoA transferase yields the protein MALPLAGIRVLDIASMLAGPYGATMLGDMGADVIKIEPPYGDESRAIGPKVENDSGFYLGINRNKRGIVLDLTKPDGKALYFRLVRTADIIVDNLRPQAKAKLGISYQENCEYNPKIICITVSAFGQDGPYGGRPGIDPLAQALTGFMSVTGERDGKPLKAGPAIADATCANLVALSAMVGLWVREQQGIGQQIELSLMDGLLHVQPAQLGQFFLQGYVQPRVGNASPFFAPYGTFTCQDGRDIQIASFNTKFFHNVCRALDRQELIDDPRFASSESRLEHEAALNAEIQAAFGRHDSDEMMRRLVEADVMAAPVNTYAETFADPQVVHNRMAVEVEHARVGNIKVGGIPAKLKKTPGAVRLAPPTLGQHTREVLRELGYEDAELERLLQQGVIK
- a CDS encoding TraB/GumN family protein; protein product: MCLLLTRPALAQTPPGESAPTRAHFDRGLLWKIGTGSPRPSYVFGTIHSADPRVVRLPSEVQAAFDESEHFCMELVLDARASSVLAQRMVLAQGQSLRAVLGETLFDATVPVMAERGVPEPALLRLKPWAVVMLLSGPRQTTGQVLDLRLHERARQQGKSTCGLETVEEQVAVFDTAPVAEQVILLRDSVTRYTQQSALLPRLIERYLARDLAGLVSLSQQSGPTDAAVKRVVDGFMQRLLAQRNPRLLERMDALIRGGGAFIAVGALHLPGEQGVLRLLHQHGYTLEAIY
- a CDS encoding TIGR00730 family Rossman fold protein, which gives rise to MTLSPSPLAVTVYCSSSRQLAPVYTAEAEVLGRLIAQRGHRLVYGGGNIGLMGALARAALAEGGRVTGVILKDFLDRGYAQDGHEMHVVTDMRARKQGLEELGDAYIALPGGFGTIEEVSEVLALKQLGFHAKPI